CTCATTCGCACAGTATAGTTGATTGATTATGCTCATATTCATATAAATAGGTTAGGATTGGTTTTGCTGCTGTATGCTACTTTGAGGGGCACAATAGTGTCTAGTGACATTCGATCAAATTCAGATTAACGCAGTTCCGTTTAGCTTCTTCATTCTCGACTTTTGAACCCAAAGATGTAAcatcagaaacagaaacagaacCTGTAACAAAACCTTCACTTCCTTCACACGAATCATCAAACGATGCTGATTTGATTTCTCAAATGCTAATCCAGCACCATAACCCGTTCCACACCATGGAATCCTCTTTACAACTTAATGGCATTGATGGCATAGGGTTTATTAATTAGGGCTTAAGATTGACTTAGTCCACAAGTCATctaaaccctaattcccatctataaatatgggggaaaacctacatcaagttcacacgcCCCTCCACCGCAACGCATTCGGCATCCATCGTATACGGCTCTCCGCATCTCACGCTAAATGCCTCTTTACGGCGACTACACGATCTCTCacgatctagggtttttacctacggatcTTGTAGGGTTTTTCTCCCTCTTGTCGTCGTTAGgttccgactatcgaccggcgggcaattcgttagccaccctcccgagatcatcatatcgggtacgggttatcacggtaaccggaccggaggttaacgacgatgacgcctaaaaaaacccatCTCATATTGTTGTTTGTGGATGTATTTTCCCtcggaaaatatatgcatgatcaagtggtgctctcGTTGAGAGACGCAACATGACGTCTCATACTCTCGCAATCACGCGGGTATCAAAGGTTTATCTATCTTATTGagcttttaattcgttatatgCGGTTTTAAGTACATGTATCTTTCGCGCGCGCACAGTGTCCGCAGctttagacgcaattttcatgCGGTTTTATGCATGGTGGTTCACGCAGTTTCCCCGTGCACTCTGCATGCGATTTTACGCGCATCTGTTAGCGGGTTTACGCACAGTTGTTTGTGCAGGATCATGTGAACTTATTTTCCGCagcataatgagaagttcgatacgatacttggcaaaaatatcataccgaacttgggggacttgatggcATAGGGTTTATTAATTAGGGCTTAAGATTGACTTAGTCCACAAGTCATctaaaccctaattcccatctataaatatgggggaaaacctacatcaagttcacacgcCCCTCCACCGCAACGCATTCGGCATCCATCGCATACGGCTCTCCGCATCTCACGCTAAATGCCTCTTTACGGCGACTACACGATCTCTCacgatctagggtttttacctacggatcTTGTAGGGTTTTTCTCCCTCTTGTCGTCGTTAGgttccgactatcgaccggcgggcaattcgttagccaccctcccgagatcatcatctcgggtacgggttatcaaggtaaccggaccggaggttaacgacgatgacgcctaaaaaaacccatCTCATATTGTTGTTTGTGGATGTATTTTCCcttggaaaatatatgcatgatcaggCATCAACATATCTTCATTTCTCGTCCACCAAACACTAATTCGTTTAAAAAACATCTCCAAAATCGCATTAGCTTTCTTCTCATGGGCTAAAGATCAAGCTCATTACTCTCATGACTCCCCTGCATACGACCTCATGATTGACATTTTGGGTAAAGTCAGACAATTTGATGCGGCTTGGCAATTAATCGTTGAAATGGACCAAAACGGAGTCAACCCAACTTCAACCACTTTTTACGTGCTGATTCGTCGGCTTATATCTGCTGGTTTGACTAGACAAGCTATCCGTGCGTTTGATGATATGGGCTGTTTTGTGGTAAATGATTCTGATCAACAACCTATTGATGATTTCTATTTTCTTTTCGATATACTTTGTAAATACGGCTACCCAAAAGTCGCTACAGAGATGTTCAATAAATGGAAAAACTGGAGGTTTCAGCCCGATGCAAAGATTTACACGATTTTTGTCTACGGGTGATGTAAAATAAACAAGTCTAAGATGGCTGAAAAGTTCTTTAAAGAAATGTTAGATAATGGAATCGAGCCGAATGTGGTTACTTACATCGTTCTTTTAAACGGGATATGTCGAAGGTCTAGTTTACACCCTGATACACGATTTGAGAGAACAATCCAAGCAGCAGAAAACTTGCAGCACAAAAATAATCACAATCTAGACAAGCAGCAAACTAATGCATCTAGAATTTATGTTGCATTTATGCTGGTATTTAatgtttttattattttcaatataaaaaAGTAAGTTTTGTTTGTCCTATGTCCGTGGGGTTAATATGTAATCGGTATAAGTCAGTCACAAAAACAGTCAAAGTCAAGGTTGGTCTCGGCTGGTCTTTGAATTTGACGATTAATCCTTACAAGATTTTGACCGACCATTCCCGACTCATGACTTTTACAACATTATTTTCCACATATTAATTTGCTACAAACGTTtattgaaagaaaataataagaccAAAGGTATACAATACTTGTCTTTTTATCCATAATGTGAAATGTGAATGTGATGTAATCTGATGGCTGATTCAGGTTCATTTCCGGGTCATGTCAACAAAGTTTGAGTATCGAAAATTGTACTTTGTATATCTCCTATTCATCGAACAGAAAGACTTTTAACAACAGTCATCTTAATTTCAGTAAACTACTAACAGAGTTTGAGTATCGCAAAttgtattttatataaatattgagCTTTTCGAGTTGAACTTAAGTATGCATAGTAAAAGCTCACCGATCTATTGAGTTAACTGGATGCACCCTTATCTCTAAATACCGAACATGATGATTAGTCCTGTACTTTACCTCTTTACACTAGTCACCATGTAGAATCTGATGATACATCAACTTCACAGCTTTTTTCAATTCCATAAAACGAATCATAACAAATTGACAATAATGCTGCATACATCATTATCATTAGTTATTGAAAACTGAAACTAAAAGACGTTGATCTTATATATAGCAAACACAAACATCAACATATATATGATGCACTGATCTTTACAATAACCTAAACTGATTAGCACGAGAAACAAACGCATAGCCAATGTAAAAAGACTTGAATGTGATAACTACACCCTCATCTTTACACCTTTCATCATGAATAAATGATAGGATCGGATTGATTAAGCAAAGCCAGTGTCTCCGTGTAGGAGTATACGGTACATGAAGCCAAAAAACCACGGCTTTCA
This genomic stretch from Rutidosis leptorrhynchoides isolate AG116_Rl617_1_P2 chromosome 11, CSIRO_AGI_Rlap_v1, whole genome shotgun sequence harbors:
- the LOC139875299 gene encoding pentatricopeptide repeat-containing protein At2g13420, mitochondrial-like, which translates into the protein MYLSRAHSVRSFRRNFHAVLCMVVHAVSPCTLHAILRASVSGFTHSCINISSFLVHQTLIRLKNISKIALAFFSWAKDQAHYSHDSPAYDLMIDILGKVRQFDAAWQLIVEMDQNGVNPTSTTFYVLIRRLISAGLTRQAIRAFDDMGCFVVNDSDQQPIDDFYFLFDILCKYGYPKVATEMFNKWKNWRFQPDAKIYTIFVYG